From Stigmatopora argus isolate UIUO_Sarg chromosome 14, RoL_Sarg_1.0, whole genome shotgun sequence, the proteins below share one genomic window:
- the LOC144088624 gene encoding ectonucleotide pyrophosphatase/phosphodiesterase family member 7-like isoform X2 — MQRTAALCLLLCGASWTLGAPANQPKQKVLLVSFDGFRWNYDRDVDTPHLDRMALDGVKADYATPPYLTITTPTHFTLLTGRYVENHGVIHNMWFNTSSTEKKPYYQTQFVNDWWDNGTLPIWITAQNQGLKSGSLHFPGTASSYRGQTAMVREVEPLMYNYKNETAWRQNVDKVMGWFSHQDVDFVSLYFGEPDGTGHRYGPESPQRRAMVRQVDRTVGHIRQSAERHGLSDILNIIITSDHGMTTVYRNGLVEEITLSRIPGFSFRDIAFHLVDFGPSGMLLPKPGKIEKVYQALKGAHPHLHVYKKEEMPERFHFSKNSRILPIILWADTGYVINGYFPVQFNKGEHGFDNQDMDMKVFFRAAGPAFRKGLKVGPFDTVHIYPLMCRLLGIQPEINDGLLEATADMLLDNQQLDGNRVNVGQNVAIGLAAMSGFLAVIFIVIVAHKIVKNRRHGRTTSMNPVEETQQSSF; from the exons ATGCAACGAACAGCCGCTCTGTGTCTGCTTCTTTGTGGGGCCTCATGGACACTGGGAGCCCCCGCCAACCAACCCAAACAGAAAGTCCTGTTGGTGTCTTTTGACGGCTTCCGTTGGAATTACGACCGTGACGTGGACACACCCCACCTGGACCGCATGGCCCTCGACGGAGTCAAGGCCGACTACGCGACTCCACCGTACCTGACGATCACTACCCCCACGCACTTCACGCTCCTCACAG GTCGCTATGTGGAGAACCACGGCGTGATCCACAATATGTGGTTCAACACCAGCAGTACGGAGAAAAAGCCGTACTACCAGACCCAGTTTGTCAATGACTGGTGGGACAACGGCACATTGCCGATCTGGATCACAGCTCAGAATCAG GGCCTGAAGTCCGGGTCACTACACTTTCCGGGCACGGCATCAAGCTACCGGGGCCAGACGGCGATGGTGCGCGAGGTGGAGCCGCTCATGTACAACTATAAGAATGAGACGGCGTGGCGTCAGAATGTCGACAAGGTGATGGGTTGGTTCAGCCACCAGGACGTGGACTTTGTGTCCCTTTACTTTGGCGAGCCAGACGGCACTGGGCACCGCTACGGCCCGGAGTCCCCTCAACGGCGAGCCATGGTAAGGCAGGTGGACCGTACCGTGGGCCACATCCGCCAGTCGGCGGAGAGGCACGGGCTAAGTGACATTCTGAACATCATCATCACCTCCGACCACGGCATGACCACCGTGTACCGGAACGGACTAGTGGAGGAAATCACGCTTTCCCGGATCCCAGGATTTTCCTTCCGGGATATAGCATTCCACCTGGTGGATTTTGGGCCCTCTGGGATGCTTCTGCCCAAGCCTGGTAAAATAGAGAAGGTGTACCAAGCGCTAAAGGGGGCACACCCACACCTCCACGTCTACAAGAAGGAGGAGATGCCCGAGCGCTTCCACTTCTCCAAAAACAGCCGCATCCTGCCAATCATCCTGTGGGCCGATACCGGATACGTCATAAACGGA TACTTCCCAGTCCAGTTCAACAAGGGCGAGCACGGCTTTGACAACCAAGACATGGACATGAAGGTGTTTTTTCGGGCGGCGGGGCCGGCGTTCCGCAAGGGCCTGAAGGTGGGCCCCTTCGACACCGTCCACATTTACCCGCTTATGTGTCGCCTGCTGGGCATCCAGCCCGAAATCAACGACGGTCTCCTGGAGGCAACCGCTGATATGCTACTTGACAACCAACAACTAGACG gcaATCGTGTAAACGTTGGTCAAAACGTTGCCATTGGCTTGGCTGCAATGTCTGGATTTCTAGcagttatttttattgttattgtagcgCACAAAATAGTCAAAAACAGACGACATGGAAG GACAACTTCCATGAATCCTGTAGAAGAGACTCAACAGAGTTCATTTTGA
- the LOC144088624 gene encoding ectonucleotide pyrophosphatase/phosphodiesterase family member 7-like isoform X1: MQRTAALCLLLCGASWTLGAPANQPKQKVLLVSFDGFRWNYDRDVDTPHLDRMALDGVKADYATPPYLTITTPTHFTLLTGRYVENHGVIHNMWFNTSSTEKKPYYQTQFVNDWWDNGTLPIWITAQNQGLKSGSLHFPGTASSYRGQTAMVREVEPLMYNYKNETAWRQNVDKVMGWFSHQDVDFVSLYFGEPDGTGHRYGPESPQRRAMVRQVDRTVGHIRQSAERHGLSDILNIIITSDHGMTTVYRNGLVEEITLSRIPGFSFRDIAFHLVDFGPSGMLLPKPGKIEKVYQALKGAHPHLHVYKKEEMPERFHFSKNSRILPIILWADTGYVINGYFPVQFNKGEHGFDNQDMDMKVFFRAAGPAFRKGLKVGPFDTVHIYPLMCRLLGIQPEINDGLLEATADMLLDNQQLDGNRVNVGQNVAIGLAAMSGFLAVIFIVIVAHKIVKNRRHGRRTTSMNPVEETQQSSF, encoded by the exons ATGCAACGAACAGCCGCTCTGTGTCTGCTTCTTTGTGGGGCCTCATGGACACTGGGAGCCCCCGCCAACCAACCCAAACAGAAAGTCCTGTTGGTGTCTTTTGACGGCTTCCGTTGGAATTACGACCGTGACGTGGACACACCCCACCTGGACCGCATGGCCCTCGACGGAGTCAAGGCCGACTACGCGACTCCACCGTACCTGACGATCACTACCCCCACGCACTTCACGCTCCTCACAG GTCGCTATGTGGAGAACCACGGCGTGATCCACAATATGTGGTTCAACACCAGCAGTACGGAGAAAAAGCCGTACTACCAGACCCAGTTTGTCAATGACTGGTGGGACAACGGCACATTGCCGATCTGGATCACAGCTCAGAATCAG GGCCTGAAGTCCGGGTCACTACACTTTCCGGGCACGGCATCAAGCTACCGGGGCCAGACGGCGATGGTGCGCGAGGTGGAGCCGCTCATGTACAACTATAAGAATGAGACGGCGTGGCGTCAGAATGTCGACAAGGTGATGGGTTGGTTCAGCCACCAGGACGTGGACTTTGTGTCCCTTTACTTTGGCGAGCCAGACGGCACTGGGCACCGCTACGGCCCGGAGTCCCCTCAACGGCGAGCCATGGTAAGGCAGGTGGACCGTACCGTGGGCCACATCCGCCAGTCGGCGGAGAGGCACGGGCTAAGTGACATTCTGAACATCATCATCACCTCCGACCACGGCATGACCACCGTGTACCGGAACGGACTAGTGGAGGAAATCACGCTTTCCCGGATCCCAGGATTTTCCTTCCGGGATATAGCATTCCACCTGGTGGATTTTGGGCCCTCTGGGATGCTTCTGCCCAAGCCTGGTAAAATAGAGAAGGTGTACCAAGCGCTAAAGGGGGCACACCCACACCTCCACGTCTACAAGAAGGAGGAGATGCCCGAGCGCTTCCACTTCTCCAAAAACAGCCGCATCCTGCCAATCATCCTGTGGGCCGATACCGGATACGTCATAAACGGA TACTTCCCAGTCCAGTTCAACAAGGGCGAGCACGGCTTTGACAACCAAGACATGGACATGAAGGTGTTTTTTCGGGCGGCGGGGCCGGCGTTCCGCAAGGGCCTGAAGGTGGGCCCCTTCGACACCGTCCACATTTACCCGCTTATGTGTCGCCTGCTGGGCATCCAGCCCGAAATCAACGACGGTCTCCTGGAGGCAACCGCTGATATGCTACTTGACAACCAACAACTAGACG gcaATCGTGTAAACGTTGGTCAAAACGTTGCCATTGGCTTGGCTGCAATGTCTGGATTTCTAGcagttatttttattgttattgtagcgCACAAAATAGTCAAAAACAGACGACATGGAAG AAGGACAACTTCCATGAATCCTGTAGAAGAGACTCAACAGAGTTCATTTTGA